The segment GTCGAGTCACCGCGCATCACATCGAGCAGCAGACGCTCGTAGGCCGGGAGCGGCTCCGACCCCGGAAAAGCCTCGACCAGATCGATCCGCATCCTGCCGCGTCCGAGCTCCAGTTCGGGACCAGGCACCTTGGCCCGGACATCGGCATAGATTCTCGGGGCGTCGGTGAGCTCCAGGACCACCTCGTTGCAGGTGTCGTCGACGTCACCGGGGAACATCTTGAGCGGTGGTTCCCTGAAACCCAGGGTGATGGTGCGCCGGTTCTCGGCCAGCGCCTTGCCCGTGCGCAGGTAGAAGGGGACACCGACCCACCGCCAGTCGTCCACATAGAGCTCCATGGCGACAAAGGTCTCCACGACCGACGACCTGTCTACCCCGACCTCGTCGCGGTACCCCTCGTACTGACCGAAGACCACCCGGTTGCGGTCCAGGGGCCGGATCGCCCGGAAGACCTTCACCATCTCGTGGTGCAACGAGTCCGCGTCCAGCCGTGCCGGCGGCTCGAGTGCCACG is part of the Mycobacteriales bacterium genome and harbors:
- a CDS encoding glucose-6-phosphate dehydrogenase (catalyzes the formation of D-glucono-1,5-lactone 6-phosphate from D-glucose 6-phosphate), coding for VALEPPARLDADSLHHEMVKVFRAIRPLDRNRVVFGQYEGYRDEVGVDRSSVVETFVAMELYVDDWRWVGVPFYLRTGKALAENRRTITLGFREPPLKMFPGDVDDTCNEVVLELTDAPRIYADVRAKVPGPELELGRGRMRIDLVEAFPGSEPLPAYERLLLDVMRGDSTLFTNTQEVELIWALCDPLLNDPPAPEPYQRRSWGPESALRIPGEHGWRLPDGRHRGGRTGRP